One Leifsonia shinshuensis DNA window includes the following coding sequences:
- a CDS encoding DUF2127 domain-containing protein, which translates to MRERVLDLVFLLGVLFKGIDGLVELVGGVLLLFATPATLLSAANRVTAEELSEDPHDLIANLIVHGAARLHAGGVLFVAAYLLLHGVVKLAIVVALLVGSRRVYPWAMAALGVFLIFQLYELVTKPSVGVAVLTVFDAVIIWLTWREWRRGRELRTTWRGTVQWVLRRQPPPDPAR; encoded by the coding sequence ATGAGGGAACGGGTGCTCGACCTGGTCTTCCTCCTCGGCGTGCTGTTCAAGGGGATCGACGGTCTGGTGGAGCTGGTGGGCGGGGTCCTGCTGCTGTTCGCCACTCCGGCGACGCTGCTCAGCGCCGCGAACCGGGTCACGGCCGAGGAGTTGTCGGAGGATCCGCACGACCTCATCGCCAACCTGATCGTCCACGGCGCGGCCCGCCTCCACGCGGGCGGTGTCCTGTTCGTCGCCGCGTACCTGCTGCTGCACGGCGTGGTGAAGCTCGCGATCGTGGTCGCGCTGCTGGTCGGCTCGCGCCGCGTGTACCCGTGGGCCATGGCCGCGCTCGGGGTCTTCCTGATCTTCCAGCTGTACGAGCTCGTGACCAAGCCGTCCGTGGGCGTCGCGGTGCTGACCGTGTTCGACGCGGTCATCATCTGGCTGACGTGGCGGGAGTGGCGGCGCGGACGGGAGCTGCGGACGACGTGGCGGGGGACGGTGCAGTGGGTGCTCAGGCGGCAGCCGCCGCCGGACCCAGCTCGCTGA
- a CDS encoding alternate-type signal peptide domain-containing protein — MNRFAKGAIAGAAGILLLLSGAGTFALWNGSASAAAGSVKSGTMTIAADAVAGTWSVTHGSGSATSIASIANFRAVPGDVLTFTQKVDVTATGDNLSAVLSVDPTSIKAGDASPSSAALVTALTSGMTVTVGTPLPTGVTAGTAANTYNVSGATGTKVLTVSVTLPFDSTTTGTVAQGGTVDLSALGFKLAQQ; from the coding sequence ATGAACAGGTTCGCCAAGGGCGCGATCGCCGGCGCGGCCGGCATCCTCCTCCTCCTCAGCGGCGCGGGAACCTTCGCGCTGTGGAACGGCTCGGCCAGCGCCGCGGCCGGCTCCGTCAAGTCCGGAACGATGACCATCGCGGCCGACGCGGTCGCGGGGACGTGGAGCGTCACCCACGGCTCCGGGTCCGCCACCTCGATCGCGAGCATTGCGAACTTCCGCGCCGTCCCCGGCGACGTCCTGACGTTCACGCAGAAGGTCGACGTCACTGCCACCGGAGACAACCTCTCCGCCGTCCTCAGCGTCGACCCGACCTCGATCAAGGCGGGCGACGCCTCGCCGTCCAGCGCCGCGCTCGTCACCGCGCTCACCAGCGGGATGACCGTGACCGTCGGCACGCCTCTGCCGACCGGAGTGACCGCCGGAACCGCGGCCAACACCTACAACGTCAGCGGCGCCACCGGCACGAAGGTGCTGACCGTGTCCGTGACGCTGCCGTTCGACTCCACGACGACCGGCACGGTGGCGCAGGGCGGCACCGTCGACCTGAGCGCGCTCGGGTTCAAGCTGGCCCAGCAATAA
- a CDS encoding RICIN domain-containing protein, with protein MRRAMKRFGLPLTAAGAALVTFLLMPGAGTDALWNGVAAAKAGAITAATVSAAVTVAQPFDTVFRTGHTATTGGVVVTNTGNVDTTFSAALGLAAGTSTALASAISVTAWPAATATSCTATATVPAGSYSGTLAGLAALGSTGGALAAGASAAFCVRETMNVASAPGIASGSAVDIVFSATVTAGTTWRASASAGVTQTFVDDIAPTAPSGLTASTTTTTPVALSWNAATDNVGVVRYDVYRSGTAAAIGSTTSTTFTDAGAATGTSYTYSVFARDAVTLTSPAATLFVDRTAPATPSLSLTGKTGSTATLSFSATDNIGVSAYTVSRDGTPIATVTGTTTSYTDTGLTVGLHQYTVTASDAAGNVSAPSAPVSAAGSYSSGSWYQLVNAASGQCVTVPSPIANGSVLTQSPCATPASGAQEWLLTTSSGTTATVTSALPSLASGQYLWSGARTAPVSVTSSRTATDGSLQWTFTLQADGSFSVGNTIKGNNGNGNGNTTTLCATAAAAGGGQLTTTTCTAGAQNQSFFLRQVTP; from the coding sequence GTGCGGAGAGCGATGAAGCGCTTCGGCCTCCCCCTGACCGCGGCGGGTGCGGCGCTCGTCACCTTCCTCCTGATGCCGGGCGCCGGCACCGACGCGCTGTGGAACGGCGTCGCCGCGGCGAAGGCCGGAGCGATCACGGCCGCCACCGTCTCGGCGGCCGTGACCGTCGCACAGCCCTTCGACACCGTCTTCCGGACCGGCCACACCGCCACGACCGGAGGCGTCGTCGTCACCAACACCGGCAACGTCGACACGACGTTCAGCGCGGCCCTCGGTCTCGCGGCGGGGACATCGACAGCGCTCGCCTCGGCCATCTCGGTGACCGCCTGGCCGGCCGCGACCGCGACCTCCTGCACCGCGACGGCCACGGTGCCGGCCGGCTCCTACTCCGGCACCCTCGCCGGACTGGCCGCGCTCGGCTCGACCGGAGGCGCGCTGGCCGCCGGTGCGTCGGCCGCGTTCTGCGTCCGCGAGACCATGAACGTGGCGTCCGCGCCCGGGATCGCGAGCGGCTCCGCCGTCGACATCGTCTTCTCGGCGACCGTGACCGCCGGGACGACCTGGCGCGCGTCCGCATCCGCCGGGGTCACCCAGACGTTCGTGGACGACATCGCGCCGACCGCGCCGAGCGGCCTGACCGCTAGCACCACGACGACGACCCCCGTCGCCCTGTCGTGGAACGCCGCGACCGACAACGTCGGCGTCGTACGCTACGACGTGTACCGGTCCGGGACCGCCGCCGCGATCGGTTCGACGACCTCCACGACCTTCACCGACGCGGGCGCCGCCACCGGCACGTCGTACACCTACAGTGTGTTCGCCCGCGACGCCGTCACGCTGACCTCTCCTGCCGCGACTCTCTTCGTGGACCGGACCGCACCGGCCACGCCGTCGCTCTCGCTCACCGGAAAGACGGGCTCCACCGCCACGCTGTCCTTCTCCGCGACCGACAACATCGGGGTGAGCGCGTACACCGTCTCCCGCGACGGCACGCCGATCGCCACCGTAACCGGGACAACGACCAGCTACACCGACACCGGCCTCACCGTGGGTCTGCACCAGTACACCGTGACGGCCTCCGACGCCGCGGGGAACGTCTCCGCGCCCTCGGCTCCCGTCTCCGCCGCCGGCTCGTACAGCTCCGGCTCCTGGTACCAGCTCGTGAACGCCGCGAGCGGCCAGTGCGTCACCGTCCCGTCCCCGATCGCGAACGGGAGCGTGCTGACCCAGTCGCCGTGCGCGACCCCGGCGAGCGGCGCGCAGGAGTGGCTGCTCACCACATCCTCCGGGACCACGGCGACCGTGACCTCCGCCCTCCCGTCGCTCGCGAGCGGCCAGTACCTGTGGTCCGGCGCGCGGACGGCGCCGGTCTCGGTGACGTCCTCGAGGACCGCGACGGACGGGTCGCTGCAGTGGACGTTCACCCTCCAGGCGGACGGCTCGTTCAGCGTCGGCAACACCATCAAGGGCAACAACGGCAACGGCAACGGCAACACGACCACCCTGTGCGCCACTGCGGCGGCCGCCGGGGGAGGCCAGCTCACGACCACGACGTGCACGGCCGGAGCGCAGAACCAGTCCTTCTTCCTCAGGCAGGTGACACCGTGA
- a CDS encoding signal peptidase I, with protein sequence MSPDPIVRGAEPRATKSLLQYVVTGLSVGLLGLVLFVAAVVIVIPRAAGATPVTVLTSSMEPTLPPGTLVVVKPKAVHDIRVGDVMTYQIRSGDPEVISHRVVGITSSTTNGLTFTTKGDNNAEADPPVVPAQVRGVVWYSVPLIGYVNSALDQSQRSWVLPAVGVLLILYAGWMFVRGTTASVRRRTRGAAGAEPAPEESRAPSL encoded by the coding sequence GTGAGCCCAGATCCCATCGTGAGAGGGGCCGAACCCCGCGCGACCAAGTCGCTGCTGCAGTACGTCGTGACCGGCCTCAGCGTCGGCCTGCTCGGGCTGGTGCTGTTCGTGGCCGCGGTCGTCATCGTCATCCCGCGTGCGGCGGGCGCCACCCCGGTGACCGTGCTGACCTCCTCGATGGAGCCGACCCTGCCGCCCGGGACGCTCGTGGTGGTGAAGCCGAAAGCCGTCCACGACATCCGCGTCGGCGATGTGATGACCTACCAGATCCGCTCGGGCGACCCGGAGGTCATCTCGCACCGGGTCGTCGGGATCACGTCCTCCACCACGAACGGCCTGACGTTCACGACGAAGGGCGACAACAACGCGGAGGCCGACCCTCCCGTGGTGCCCGCGCAGGTCCGCGGCGTGGTCTGGTACAGCGTCCCGTTGATCGGCTACGTCAACAGCGCCCTCGACCAGAGCCAGCGGTCGTGGGTGCTGCCCGCCGTGGGAGTCCTGCTGATCCTCTACGCGGGGTGGATGTTCGTGCGCGGGACGACCGCCTCGGTGCGGCGGCGCACGCGCGGTGCCGCAGGGGCCGAGCCTGCGCCGGAGGAGTCCCGCGCCCCCTCTCTGTGA
- a CDS encoding polyprenol monophosphomannose synthase, which produces MSQVGTEKQYGTPVEGVSVVVPTYNESGNVAELVRRLAAVLDADLGEILIVDDSTDDTAQVAAESADRVPHRVRVVRREEPAGGLSGAVLTGMALAVHPWIVVMDGDLQHPPEDLPRLLAAGEARGADIVAASRYLDGGSAGGLDGLLRRLVSSGSTLVARALFPRRLRDCSDPMTGFFAVRRDALDLASLRPQGFKILLEVLLRHRLTLTEIPFAFGIRTAGASKATVANGAAFLRQLVVLRFQPSSPRLAQAAAEVV; this is translated from the coding sequence GTGAGCCAGGTCGGAACGGAAAAGCAGTACGGGACACCCGTCGAAGGCGTCTCGGTGGTCGTGCCGACCTACAACGAGTCGGGCAACGTCGCGGAGCTCGTGCGAAGGCTCGCGGCGGTGCTCGACGCCGACCTCGGCGAGATCCTCATCGTCGACGACTCCACGGACGACACCGCACAGGTGGCGGCCGAGAGCGCCGACCGGGTGCCGCACCGCGTGCGCGTCGTGCGCAGGGAGGAACCGGCCGGCGGGCTCTCCGGCGCCGTCCTCACCGGGATGGCCCTGGCCGTCCACCCCTGGATCGTCGTCATGGACGGCGACCTCCAGCACCCGCCGGAGGACCTCCCCCGCCTGCTGGCGGCGGGGGAGGCGCGCGGCGCGGACATCGTGGCCGCCTCGCGCTACCTCGACGGCGGCAGCGCGGGAGGGCTCGACGGGCTGCTGCGCCGCCTCGTGTCGTCCGGCAGCACGCTCGTCGCCCGTGCGCTGTTCCCGCGCCGCCTGCGGGACTGCTCCGACCCGATGACCGGGTTCTTCGCGGTCCGCCGCGACGCGCTCGACCTCGCGTCGCTGCGCCCGCAGGGCTTCAAGATCCTCCTCGAGGTCCTGCTGCGCCACCGGCTGACCCTCACCGAGATCCCGTTCGCGTTCGGGATCCGCACGGCAGGAGCCTCCAAGGCCACCGTCGCCAACGGCGCCGCCTTCCTGCGGCAGCTCGTCGTCCTCCGGTTCCAGCCGTCATCGCCCCGGCTCGCCCAGGCGGCAGCAGAAGTCGTGTGA
- the ggh gene encoding glucosylglycerate hydrolase, giving the protein MTQNPDTPAAPSIEDIARAAAAVLRRNDAGSMTRAAPGLYPHMWSWDSAFIAIGLARFDVPRAIRELQSLLDAQWSTGMIPHIVFNPDEPGYFPDFDRWGTARAAARPEGVQTSGICQPPVHAIALRHILDRGRERGGADRAAAEEFARGSLDAWAAWHHWLASVRDPDGSGLVEIHHSWESGFDNSPRWDAAFARIRPGDVPPFQRRDTLHVADASERPTDEEYTRYLWLVEQLKSVDYDDAAAREVVDFRVKDVFFSAVLAVASDVLADLADEFGRTDLAPGLRDIGARFRLGVRSTIDPETQLARDFDVRAGEWIGTETIAGFAPLFAGASAEVTAAQTALLRGERWMGDPRLRFPLPPSTSPASPAFRPSTYWRGPTWPFLTLLLGWAVDRGGDPDLAADLRTASLAQLADLAFGEYYQPFTGEPLGSHDQSWTAAAALEWAGELGVAAG; this is encoded by the coding sequence ATGACGCAGAATCCCGACACCCCCGCCGCGCCGTCCATCGAGGACATCGCCCGCGCCGCCGCCGCCGTCCTGCGCCGCAACGACGCCGGCTCGATGACCCGCGCCGCGCCCGGTCTCTATCCGCACATGTGGAGCTGGGACTCCGCGTTCATCGCGATCGGTCTGGCGCGCTTCGACGTGCCGCGTGCGATCCGCGAGCTGCAGAGCCTCCTGGACGCCCAGTGGTCGACCGGGATGATCCCGCACATCGTGTTCAACCCGGACGAGCCGGGGTACTTCCCCGACTTCGACCGGTGGGGGACCGCCCGCGCGGCGGCGAGGCCGGAGGGCGTGCAGACCAGCGGTATCTGCCAGCCTCCCGTGCACGCGATCGCGCTGCGGCACATCCTCGACCGGGGCCGCGAGCGCGGGGGAGCGGACCGGGCGGCGGCGGAGGAGTTCGCACGCGGGTCCCTCGACGCCTGGGCGGCCTGGCACCACTGGCTGGCCTCGGTGCGCGACCCGGACGGCTCCGGGCTGGTGGAGATCCACCACAGCTGGGAGTCCGGCTTCGACAACTCGCCGCGCTGGGACGCTGCGTTCGCGCGCATCCGCCCGGGCGACGTGCCGCCGTTCCAGCGCAGGGACACGCTGCACGTCGCCGACGCGAGCGAGCGCCCGACGGATGAGGAGTACACCCGCTACCTCTGGCTGGTCGAGCAGCTGAAGTCGGTCGACTACGACGACGCGGCAGCTCGGGAGGTCGTGGACTTCCGGGTCAAGGACGTCTTCTTCTCCGCGGTGCTCGCCGTCGCGAGCGACGTCCTGGCCGACCTGGCCGACGAGTTCGGCCGCACCGACCTCGCCCCCGGCCTCCGCGACATCGGCGCCCGCTTCCGCCTCGGCGTGCGCTCCACCATCGACCCGGAGACGCAGCTCGCCCGCGACTTCGACGTGCGCGCGGGCGAGTGGATCGGCACGGAGACCATCGCCGGCTTCGCGCCGCTGTTCGCGGGCGCGTCGGCGGAGGTCACGGCCGCCCAGACCGCGCTGCTGCGGGGCGAGCGCTGGATGGGCGACCCCCGCCTCCGCTTCCCGCTGCCGCCGTCGACCTCCCCTGCGAGTCCGGCCTTCCGCCCGTCGACCTACTGGCGCGGCCCGACCTGGCCGTTCCTCACCCTCCTCCTGGGCTGGGCGGTCGACCGCGGCGGCGACCCGGACCTGGCCGCCGACCTCCGCACGGCCTCCCTCGCCCAGCTCGCCGACCTGGCCTTCGGCGAGTACTACCAGCCCTTCACCGGCGAACCGCTCGGCAGCCACGACCAGTCGTGGACGGCGGCGGCGGCGCTGGAGTGGGCGGGGGAACTCGGGGTGGCCGCCGGCTAG
- a CDS encoding EAL domain-containing protein has protein sequence MVRSDDRRALLERDLPGAARRGEIIALFQPQFSLETGEVVGAEALSRWIHPRFGLIAPGEFIPMAERLGLVGEIGDVMLRLGAHAARDWQDQGRPIEVAVNVSILQLRTAAIVDTIAGLLDEFSLAPRLLTLEVTETTPVTQVPEAIGVVHRLSGLGVNISVDDFGAAYASREQVIALQAIELKVDQSLVQETQGARGEDLARAVEFGKAQGMRLVAEGIETEAQLARVRALHCDRGQGYLLSRPTTKADVDSLLVSAGGFRAEE, from the coding sequence ATGGTGCGCTCTGACGATCGCCGCGCGCTGCTGGAACGCGACCTCCCGGGGGCTGCGCGGCGCGGCGAGATCATCGCGCTGTTCCAGCCGCAGTTCTCCCTGGAGACCGGCGAGGTCGTCGGGGCGGAGGCGCTGAGCCGGTGGATCCACCCGCGGTTCGGTCTGATCGCTCCGGGGGAGTTCATCCCGATGGCCGAGCGTCTCGGGCTCGTCGGCGAGATCGGGGACGTCATGCTGCGGCTCGGCGCCCACGCCGCCCGCGACTGGCAGGACCAGGGGCGCCCGATCGAGGTCGCCGTGAACGTGTCGATCCTGCAGCTCCGGACAGCGGCGATCGTGGACACCATCGCCGGACTGCTCGACGAGTTCTCCCTCGCGCCGCGGTTGCTGACGCTCGAGGTGACCGAGACCACTCCGGTCACGCAGGTCCCGGAGGCCATCGGCGTCGTCCACCGGCTGAGCGGGCTCGGCGTGAACATCTCGGTCGACGACTTCGGCGCCGCCTATGCGTCGCGGGAGCAGGTCATCGCACTGCAGGCGATCGAGTTGAAGGTCGACCAATCCCTCGTGCAGGAGACGCAGGGCGCCCGCGGAGAAGACCTGGCGCGCGCGGTCGAGTTCGGCAAAGCGCAGGGGATGCGCCTGGTCGCGGAGGGCATCGAGACGGAGGCGCAGCTGGCCCGCGTCCGTGCGCTGCACTGCGATCGCGGCCAGGGCTATCTGCTGTCGCGCCCGACGACGAAAGCCGATGTCGACAGCCTGCTGGTGAGCGCCGGGGGGTTCCGCGCGGAAGAGTAG
- a CDS encoding GGDEF domain-containing protein — protein MRDEIARMQPFPRALVDRSHTVVDTNLALEVWASRTSDELVGMPLAAVLGVDAEELSAALATGNPGGIRLATSTHAYQGTRSSVVIKAVRISGGHTIVAFDPELAAVGERTMALGRRESDRLQLLLSASVAFAKTRTEEELGELLSQTARRAFNATAASVHTGEPGNYALVAGENLLEAEWPKDASGDSPQLGNVVTIQSPAEADEIAPGLGLGGVFERSGVSAVIGVPIIEDDVLYGAFACYFDQPRRFDDQAVPLAEALAQLAGQVLVRLRLEARLRRAAMLDEVTGLPNRRLFDENLHQTERAHTDQVAVLFVDLDGFKAINDTLGHAAGDTVLKEVGERLSSVFRQEDMIARYGGDEFIAVLHVADTSDALELADRARAAIAQDFAGIPRELNITASVGIAIAEGDVGAHAIDRLIRLADQAMYAAKRGGGDQAVVHGAER, from the coding sequence GTGCGCGACGAAATCGCGCGTATGCAGCCGTTCCCGCGAGCCCTCGTAGACCGATCGCACACCGTCGTCGACACGAACCTGGCACTGGAGGTCTGGGCCAGCCGGACCTCCGATGAGCTCGTCGGGATGCCGCTCGCCGCGGTGCTCGGCGTCGACGCCGAGGAGCTCTCCGCCGCGCTGGCGACAGGCAACCCCGGCGGCATCCGCCTGGCGACCAGCACGCACGCGTACCAGGGGACGCGCAGTTCTGTGGTCATCAAAGCCGTGCGCATCTCCGGCGGTCACACGATCGTCGCCTTCGACCCGGAGCTCGCCGCCGTCGGCGAGCGCACCATGGCGCTCGGCCGACGCGAGAGCGACCGCCTCCAGCTGCTGCTCTCCGCCTCCGTCGCGTTCGCTAAGACGCGGACCGAGGAGGAGCTCGGCGAGCTGCTGTCGCAGACCGCGCGCCGGGCGTTCAACGCGACCGCGGCCAGCGTGCACACCGGCGAACCGGGGAACTACGCACTCGTGGCAGGGGAGAACCTGCTGGAGGCGGAGTGGCCGAAGGACGCTTCGGGAGACTCGCCCCAGCTCGGGAACGTCGTGACGATCCAGTCGCCCGCCGAGGCGGATGAGATCGCGCCGGGCCTCGGGTTGGGCGGCGTCTTCGAGCGGTCCGGCGTCTCCGCCGTCATCGGTGTGCCGATCATCGAGGACGACGTCCTCTACGGCGCGTTCGCCTGCTACTTCGATCAGCCCCGCAGGTTCGACGACCAGGCCGTCCCGCTGGCCGAGGCGCTGGCCCAGCTCGCCGGGCAGGTCCTCGTCCGGCTGCGCCTGGAGGCACGGCTGCGCCGGGCTGCGATGCTCGACGAGGTCACCGGCCTGCCGAACCGGCGCCTGTTCGACGAGAACCTGCACCAGACCGAGCGCGCACACACGGACCAGGTCGCCGTGCTCTTCGTGGACCTGGACGGCTTCAAGGCGATCAACGACACCCTCGGGCACGCCGCGGGCGACACCGTGCTCAAGGAGGTCGGCGAGCGGCTGAGCAGCGTCTTCCGCCAGGAGGACATGATCGCGCGCTACGGCGGAGACGAGTTCATCGCCGTGCTGCATGTCGCCGACACGTCGGACGCGCTCGAACTGGCCGACCGCGCCAGGGCGGCCATCGCCCAGGACTTCGCCGGCATCCCCCGTGAGCTGAACATCACGGCGAGCGTCGGGATCGCCATCGCGGAGGGCGACGTCGGGGCCCACGCGATCGACCGACTCATCCGGCTCGCGGACCAGGCCATGTACGCGGCGAAGCGCGGCGGAGGCGACCAGGCGGTCGTCCACGGCGCCGAGCGGTAG
- a CDS encoding serine/threonine-protein kinase — MDKPDIPVPLLLGRYRPTRLLARGGTSMVFRARDENLGRDVAVKLFSSGSQNDVARFRAEVGVLAGLRHHGVVSILDAGVDDSSPKDPRPFLVIELVEGDTLRAVLNADPLSTRQIGEVAFEVAETLEYVHARGVIHRDVTPSNIMIVDYGTRFSRPRARLTDFGIAIHAKRPQEFAEGTFGTAAYLSPEQVRSETLTPASDIYSLGLVLLECFTRTVAFPGTPVESALARLDRDPVTPDVVPERWRGLIESMTHAHATRRPSAADVATAARGALRADREHEAA, encoded by the coding sequence GTGGACAAACCCGACATCCCGGTCCCGCTCCTGCTCGGACGGTACCGGCCGACGCGGCTGCTCGCGCGCGGCGGCACCTCGATGGTCTTCCGTGCCCGCGATGAGAACCTCGGCCGCGATGTCGCCGTCAAGCTGTTCTCCTCCGGCAGCCAGAACGACGTCGCACGGTTCCGGGCCGAGGTGGGCGTGCTCGCCGGACTCCGCCATCACGGCGTCGTGTCGATCCTCGACGCGGGCGTCGACGACTCGTCGCCCAAGGACCCCCGCCCGTTCCTGGTCATCGAGCTGGTGGAGGGCGATACGCTCCGCGCGGTGCTCAACGCGGACCCGCTGTCGACGCGGCAGATCGGCGAAGTCGCGTTCGAGGTCGCGGAGACGCTCGAATACGTCCACGCGCGCGGCGTCATCCACCGCGATGTGACACCGTCGAACATCATGATCGTGGACTACGGCACCCGGTTCTCGCGTCCGCGGGCGAGACTGACGGACTTCGGCATCGCCATCCACGCGAAGCGTCCTCAGGAGTTCGCGGAGGGGACGTTCGGAACAGCCGCCTACCTGAGCCCCGAGCAGGTGCGAAGCGAGACCCTGACTCCCGCATCGGACATCTACTCGCTCGGCCTCGTCCTGCTGGAGTGCTTCACGAGGACCGTCGCCTTCCCGGGGACACCCGTGGAGTCCGCCCTCGCCCGGCTGGACCGCGACCCGGTGACGCCGGACGTCGTGCCCGAGCGCTGGCGCGGCCTCATCGAGTCGATGACCCATGCCCACGCGACGCGGAGGCCGTCCGCCGCGGACGTCGCGACCGCCGCGCGCGGAGCCCTGCGCGCCGACAGGGAGCACGAGGCCGCGTGA
- a CDS encoding DUF7882 family protein, translating to MGTLIYGSGAKIDIDDRLLAHLQLVITSKLRRNEQFLFEWDHDEAYSRGRTAIWINPSVPVHFQYVGSRRPALNRAWTEALMDAANSVGGLRVVPEPAAH from the coding sequence TTGGGCACTCTGATCTACGGTTCCGGCGCGAAGATCGACATCGACGACCGCCTGCTGGCCCACCTCCAGCTGGTCATCACGTCGAAGCTGCGACGGAACGAGCAGTTCCTCTTCGAGTGGGACCACGACGAGGCGTACTCGCGCGGCCGGACCGCGATCTGGATCAACCCGTCCGTCCCCGTGCACTTCCAGTACGTCGGCAGCCGCCGCCCGGCGCTCAACCGGGCGTGGACGGAGGCGCTGATGGACGCCGCCAACAGCGTCGGCGGTCTGCGCGTGGTCCCCGAGCCCGCGGCGCACTGA
- a CDS encoding DUF7882 family protein, translating into MGTLFYGDALSSVEFDDRLLAHLQLAIITKLRRNESFVFSWDIPVTGGSGSNSVWLSPTLGLRFTYPTHTREPINRAWVEALVRTANSVSGLRVVDEPPAGAEPQAQGQDKTDRTDEQ; encoded by the coding sequence ATGGGGACGCTCTTCTACGGGGACGCGCTCTCCTCCGTCGAGTTCGACGACCGCCTGCTGGCGCACCTGCAACTGGCGATCATCACGAAGCTGCGCCGGAACGAGAGTTTCGTGTTCTCCTGGGACATCCCCGTCACCGGCGGAAGCGGCTCCAACTCGGTCTGGCTGTCCCCGACGCTCGGCCTCCGCTTCACCTACCCGACGCACACGCGCGAGCCGATCAACCGCGCCTGGGTGGAGGCGCTGGTCCGCACGGCGAACAGCGTCTCGGGCCTCCGCGTCGTCGACGAACCTCCCGCCGGCGCAGAGCCGCAGGCGCAGGGCCAGGACAAGACCGACAGAACGGATGAACAGTGA
- a CDS encoding aldo/keto reductase produces MRLRTGDMLDAAWEHGIRYVDVARSYGLAESFLGDWLRRHPERREQLMIGSKWGYEYVADWRFDVREHERKEHSARLLDTQWEESTAALGTRPDIYLIHSVTPESPALRDPLLLSRLQHLADRGTRVGFSTSGPHQGDVVDAALALPGSPFTVVQATWNLLEQSAGPALQRAHDAGYTVVIKEALANGRLTDAAAESRVASRAHERGLSLDGFALSSALGLRFADHVLSGAVSAAQLASNLEAAPLSEPTTDLAIDPEVYWRTRSTLPWG; encoded by the coding sequence ATGCGGCTCCGCACCGGGGACATGCTCGACGCGGCGTGGGAGCACGGGATCCGCTATGTCGACGTCGCCCGCTCCTACGGCCTCGCGGAGTCCTTCCTGGGCGACTGGCTCCGGCGGCATCCGGAGCGACGCGAGCAGCTCATGATCGGGTCCAAGTGGGGGTACGAATACGTCGCCGACTGGCGCTTCGACGTCCGCGAGCACGAGCGCAAGGAGCACTCCGCGCGCCTCCTCGACACGCAATGGGAGGAGTCGACGGCCGCACTCGGAACCCGACCCGACATCTACCTCATCCACTCGGTCACCCCGGAGAGCCCCGCCCTCCGCGACCCGCTGCTGCTCTCCCGCCTTCAGCACCTGGCGGACCGGGGCACGCGCGTCGGGTTCTCGACGAGCGGTCCCCATCAGGGCGACGTCGTCGACGCCGCTCTAGCACTCCCCGGGTCGCCGTTCACGGTCGTGCAGGCGACCTGGAACCTGCTCGAGCAGTCGGCCGGCCCGGCCCTGCAGCGCGCCCACGACGCCGGATACACCGTGGTCATCAAGGAAGCACTCGCCAACGGTCGCCTCACCGACGCGGCAGCGGAATCCCGCGTCGCGAGCCGAGCCCACGAGCGGGGCCTCTCCCTGGACGGCTTCGCGCTCTCCAGCGCTCTCGGACTCCGTTTCGCCGATCACGTCCTCAGCGGAGCCGTCAGCGCGGCCCAACTCGCGAGCAACCTCGAAGCCGCCCCACTCAGCGAGCCCACGACGGACCTCGCGATCGATCCGGAGGTCTACTGGAGGACGCGCTCCACACTGCCGTGGGGTTGA